The Bubalus kerabau isolate K-KA32 ecotype Philippines breed swamp buffalo chromosome 12, PCC_UOA_SB_1v2, whole genome shotgun sequence region ATTAGTCTGAAATATATCTCATAATGCTGAGAAGTATGCTCTTCTTTTACAAATTAACTGTACTTGTATTCAAAATAACATAGCCTTTAACTTATAGACAATTATTTCTTGTCCGTTTCAGTGATTTCCTGGATCCAAAACaaaatctgtgtatttatttctttaaaaacatcattTGTTGATCGTCCTTTCACTGCCATGGAATGATTTGCCTTCTCAATCCAGTGGATTTTATGAGGAGCTTGCATTTTCTGTGCCACTTTCTCCAACAagttctaaaaggaaaaaagaagatgaTACTAGACTAATACCCTATTGGTGTTTCATAAAGATTTACTCTCTCCTACCCCACCTATACTTGGCATCCATTCACTAAATATTAAAACCTACTCTAAAGATAACTTCTGAGGCAATGGATTGTGCAAGAAGTGACAATACAGACTTCTTACATATAGCAACACCACAGAACAGATCAAGCATTCATTCTTGACAAGTCAAAAAAttcttctaaaaaatatttttcccaagaaaattatatattctgGGAAAGACACTAAAATTTAGTAATATGTACAAGTTACTTTTCTTCAAGGGTCAATTTTATAACAAATTTGAAGAATGTGATTAAATGTTGAAATGATAAAACAAATATACAGTCTAGTAATCCCAAATTCACAAGATTCAGATATTAATCCTTCATTTGCTAAGTAAGAGTTAATTCATTTATCACCTAATTACAAGGGGTTGAATATTGTCAGTATGCTCATAGTTTTAGATTCCCCTCAGTAACAGGGTACCAAAGACACAAATGGAGCATAGTAAAATCAGCATCTTTTTAAAGAGACTGAATGTTGCAGGTAGCATCTTGTTCCCAAGatgtttctttcattctctttcattcaCACAAACAGCAAGTCATAATCACCTTTTCACACATTTCATCTGCTGAGCCTGACACAAACAGTACAGGATCTTTTATACGAAAGAGATCTTCATCTCTAAGTTTATGCTGCTGTTTTGGatggtgcagtggataggaaATACAAATGAGACCTCGAACAAAATCATCAGCATCATCAGGCTCAATATGACACAGTACAGAAGCAGCTGCTCTTGAGCCCATTGAACGACCTAAAATCAATTAAAATCAAGTTCAGTTTGAAATACAGACATTCACATAAAGTAGTAGTGATGATAATGGCAGATTTAATTTACTATGCATCCATCATATTGCTTATCTATACTTAACAGAAGGTGGCAATTAACAAGCCTCAATACCCACAGACTTGTGAAGAGCTAAAAACTGATCCTAAatcaaatctaaaaaaaagaataattatttattgaaagaataCTTAAAGAGGTAAAGACAAACCTTGTGAAGGGATCAGTTCAGAGGATGATTCAAGAATATAATAAAAGGAGACGTCTTTGGGttataatacatatgtatatggctTAAATTCGATTTAAATATTAAAGTACCTTGATGTTATTATACCTGGAAGTGActtaccaaaacaaaacaaaaaatccttaACTCCATTCCTGTCATTAATTTTAATTCTTGATTACCTATTCCTGTATTAATGTGAGTAGATTTTAAAACAAGTGTTCACAAGTATTGCAACTTACCTCCAAGGAAAACACCTGCAAGTTTGTATTCTGAGGTCTTTAGGTAATTctagaaaaatcaaacaaaaaaccatcaattcttctccTATGAAATattccactggaaaaaccaacaCATATTTCTCATCATTACTAGAGTGTATAAAACTTTTACAAAGACAACCACAAAATTTTAAGGGATTTTACTTGGAAGAGGTAACCAGTTCTTTGCTCTTCTGGTCATGCCTTCACTATCAAGTCATATATTGGGTAATACAcacaaatatgtgaaaaaaaaaacactgtctaAAATATTCAAgtactaaaacatttttaaagaaaaaaatttagaggggaaaaaaagagccaGTTAAAAGCTTCCAACTAAGGCAAAATCTGATAATGCTACAACTAACATCTGATTTAAAGCTCTGAAAAACTTAGCACGCTTGAAGTAATTTGGATTAAAAGAAGTTTTGGTTTTCATCCAGGGATTTTAGTTTCCAACATGGAAATCATGCTATTTGTACACTCACAGCATATGAGGCTAACTGTCTAGAACTGTATATGCTTAAGTTATATAATTCCAAGAAGGAAATTACATCATAAGTAGATGCCTTGGCAGTATCATGGAGAAACATCTATGATGTGAGCACTCATCCCTATAGAAACTGATGGCAAAAAAGAGCAATCTGACCACTACCCAGCCTTCACACACTGTTGAGTTTCTAAGAATATTCATtagggtttttaaaattaaaccacATGACTAATAAAATTTGTCAATTTactgtgcatttaaaaaatagaattattgtaagtaaatataaagaaattttcTTACCAAAACTGATTTATATGCCTTAATTCTATGTACAATATTAAGGCCTTTACAGGTAAATCTCAGGCAAAAAAACCCATGAGAGGCAAGATGGGATGCCAGTGATGTCAAATGAGGGAGATTCATATCTCCTGATGCTCCATGTGTAAGAATGACTCCATATGTTAAGCTCTTGTTAGGTACCAAACAAACAGCATCTAGCAATTTATTTCCAAAAGGTACTTTTAACTTTACCtggaattcaagagaataaaggGATCAAAAATTACTTCCCTGACTATTCAGACAAATGAATAACTATATAGGTTTGTTCTGCAATACAAATGATTCAAATCACAGcctcaaaataaaaagcaatattaataataatttatatttaagtaCTTATTGTGTCAGGTACTATCATAACTGCTCtttatgtattaactcatttaaacttTCTAAGAATTCTGTGGTAAGTACTGTTACaatttccattttagagatgagaaaactgaggcacagtacGTTATATCATGTGCCCAAGGTTATATATCCACTAGCCAAGATCCAAATTCAGGCAGTCTGCTCCAAAGTTCTCACTCCTAACCACTAATGCTATACTGTCTCTCACAGTACAagctgaaaataagaaaattattctgGAGCCATatgactacaaaaaaaaaaaaggaaccctgAAGATgcagaatatatgaaaatatgtattACCTCTGTATGACTCATTTTCACTGTTGAATAACAAACTTTAAGTGCCTTACATCTGAGAAGCAAAGGACATCTCCCTGAAAAGAAGATTCTATTGTTAAAGGTGGGTTGGCAGACATAGATATGATAAAAGAactatgaatgaatacatttagtagctaaaataaagacatttatatATAACTACTTTAGGAACTGATATCTTTACATCTACATTATTTTCATTCCAATGGTCATTCAGAATTGGTTATAGGGCCGGCCAGGTGTGGGGCTGGCAGATGTTATCTAAGTCAATGTGATACCATAATATGCATTCTGTAAGAAAACTCCTATCAAAGTAGGATGCTATATCTTggtacatataaatatgtatttttcctaAGCATCTTTGTTCTCAACCAACTATCTTCAACCTAATTTCACAGCATCTTTCTATTAACCCATTTCCTTCATCTTTACTGGTCCCAACTCTTCCTTCTaccctgcaatggaagcagacATCCACATTTTTTGTCCTGAGACTGCAGAAACCTCCCACTAGACAGAATGTAAATCTCCACACTATTGCCTTTGGGCTTGACTATGTGACTTGCTTTAACCAAAAGAAGATGTTTCAGTGTGCCACTTCTGAGCTGAAGCATGGCAAATTTTCCAGAAGTGCTCTTAAACTCTCACCTTCAGCCCCAAGAAAAGTACGCTCcacctatttttgctttttcagcCCGGGTTCCACAATGAAGACACATGGAGCAGATCTGAACTCAAAACTGAAGTCTGGAGTCCAGCCTAGTCCAATCAACCTCTAAACCACTGAAGAACCATGAAATGTCTACCTGAAGAATCAAGGGCATGAAATGCTGTGAGCCACTAAGATTTCAGGGTTGTTACACAGTATTCTTTCCCGGAGTAAGAGATCTTTTATTGTTCAGGATATGCTTAACATCAggatcattaatttttttcctattaacatTTACTAATTTATTCACTGAATAACATGttcaaaatgtacaaaaatatacAGTGAAAAGTCTCTCCCTAATTCCACTTTTGCCTTACCATCCAGATCTCCTCTTCAAAGGCAATCAGTATTCTGCTTATCTTTcagatattttatatacatatatacatacatacatcttttTATAAAACTAGTGATGTTTTTTCTGAACCCCCTCCCCAACATATATCTTTGTGATTACTTTTTTATACAATGAGCTTATTTCATTGGTTTTTTATGACTACAAAATATTCCAAAGAAGGGTTGTACAAAATTTATTTTACCAACCATCAATTAATGAAAATTGAGACTGTTTCCAATCTTTTGCTAAAGCAATATTGCAATGAGTGGCAATATTGCAATGAGTGGCAATACATGTGTGTAGACGTATCTATAAATTCCTGTGTCAAAGGGTGTATTCATTtgcatttaagaaatacatttcatttttgaaTAGGCAATATATGCACATGGTacactattttaaaagaataaaaatgtctgAATAGTGAAGTCTCTTCACATTTTTTCCCCAGCCACGAAGTTCCTTTTTCCCTTCCAAGAAGCCATCACTGTGACTAATTTATTGTACAGATCCTTCCCTTTACATGTTATGTGTGTGTAGAATTCTCATACAGAGCCTGAAAGGTATTAGACCGACTGCAAAAAGTTCTGGGATTTAAACTGGAGGAGGAAGATGAAGGGCTTCAGCCTTCACTGTCTGTTTTCATAAATGTAGACTCATAATTGTGCTTGGGGTCCCCAGCTTCAAAGATCCCATTTTATGTTCTCAAGAGAAGAGCCTCCAGTCTCCTGGTGGGAGAGAAGCAGTATCCTACCAGTGTGAAACGGGGAAGGAGAGCTTGCTATCTAATTACTTCTCAGACAGACCTCACCTAAGTGGTCTTTATTTGAGCCATCCACATCCATCCCCAGCACCATTCCTTTCACTGCCAGCTCCCAAAGTGTCCCGTGCTGCCAGTTTCTGCACATTTTGAAGATTttgtttcttatatatatatatatatatatatatatatatatatataattgtacgACACTTGCTTTCTGGAGCCCAGTATTTTACTGCTATtgtttctttcccattttcttcatctctgtgGGTTTGTGTCTTTTTGAAAATCCCTTTACTGTCCTTTCAGTGAGATTTCAGTGAGTAAAATTAGATACACGTCCTCAACCCACTCTCTTAACCTAGAATGCTCTATTCCTCAACAAGTGGGGTgctcgtgttttttttttctggcaaacGCCACTCTTGCGTGATGGACAGTCTGTCCTTGCCAACAGTGCACACACGTGCTGGACTATAGGGGCAATAGTGAGCTGGCTCTAGCTAATAAATCTCGGGTTTAGCGGGTCAGAAGGGGCGACGGGGTTGGAGCCTGGCTCCGCCTAGGTGTGTCTTCAAAGGCAGCAAACGCCACCAACTTCGGAGAGAGGCTGCGACGGTTCACCGTCTGGACCCGCGTGCCCACGCTTGTGGGCGTTTTCAAGAGTGATTTGTGTGACTACTGTCGTCAGGATGCGACAGAGACCACATCCGAAGCCGGATGATCGGATGCCACCACCCCTTAACtttcagttggaaaaaaaaaacgtTCGTGCGTCATCCGCCTCGTCCGGGCGGAACTTTGGAAATCGCGAGGAAAACGCAACGGCAACTGTCAGACTTCAAGTCCTTCAGGGGAGTCGCGGGTCCGGGCCGCCTCGACAACAAGCGGAACAAGGCAGAAACTCGAGGTCAGGATTCCCGGGGTTGGGGACCCAAAGGCGCCCGAAGACCGTCCGATTCCGCCCGTCGGGGCTGCACGGTGGCCGGCGCGCGGGAGACCCTCCTCGCTCGGAGGCCGCCGGTGGCCGGCTCGCCCCGCCCTCACCGTCCCTTCTAGGAGCCTCCCGACCGGCCGGCCGAAGCCCCAGCGGCCGCGGCCCGCGGGACCTAACCGACGCCTCACGCCTCACGGAGCCGCCCAACAGCCCCTGAGGGGCGACGGCCGCGAGGCCGAAACGCCGCTGGAGGGACCGCGGAAAGCCCTCGGAAGCCGTTCCCAAGTAGCAGCCCCGAccactgccgccgccgccgccacagcCGCCGCACTTACCAGGGACGGGAAAGTGGCCGGCAGCACCTAACCGTCCTCACTCCCTTCAGGGAGCGAACTACCACACTCGAAGGGACCGCCTCGCCGCGCCCGCCAGCGCGTCCCGCTACAGCGCAGGCGCGCGCAGGCCTCGCCCCCCCAGGCGCGCGAGCCGGCGCGCGGGGCACGCTGGGAGCGGGAGTTTTCCCGCCCCTGCCGCCGGTGCTGTGGCGGTGTCTGCTGCCCAGCCCGAGGGGGCGCTGTCGGGCCGCCTCCCCTCGCTGCCTCACCCCCGACTTCCTCTTTCAGGATCCTTCGGCGTCCCAGCCATTCCCTTCCAGCAGTTGTACCGGCCATAAGACTAAGACACCGCATGCTGCGTCAGAAAAAGAAGATTCCATCCATATTGTATCATATCTAATAGTACTTTGTTCCTTATAACTCgtttcttttcattgctgagtagtattcagtTTTACGGataaaccacattttgtttatccattcactggtGGATGGCTATTTGGATGGTTTCCACTGTTTAACTGTTATAAATAACAGTGCTGCAACGTTCAGAGAGAGAAGGCAGTGTGACGACAGATTTGAAGATGCTGAGCTGCT contains the following coding sequences:
- the TEX30 gene encoding testis-expressed protein 30 isoform X1; protein product: MSHTEVKLKVPFGNKLLDAVCLVPNKSLTYGVILTHGASGDMNLPHLTSLASHLASHGFFCLRFTCKGLNIVHRIKAYKSVLNYLKTSEYKLAGVFLGGRSMGSRAAASVLCHIEPDDADDFVRGLICISYPLHHPKQQHKLRDEDLFRIKDPVLFVSGSADEMCEKNLLEKVAQKMQAPHKIHWIEKANHSMAVKGRSTNDVFKEINTQILFWIQEITETDKK
- the TEX30 gene encoding testis-expressed protein 30 isoform X2, producing the protein MSHTENYLKTSEYKLAGVFLGGRSMGSRAAASVLCHIEPDDADDFVRGLICISYPLHHPKQQHKLRDEDLFRIKDPVLFVSGSADEMCEKNLLEKVAQKMQAPHKIHWIEKANHSMAVKGRSTNDVFKEINTQILFWIQEITETDKK